In the genome of Oscillospiraceae bacterium, one region contains:
- a CDS encoding helix-turn-helix domain-containing protein: MLYLSENLKRYRILKNLTQEDVAEYLNITPQSVSKWERGDCYPDITFLPALANIFETSIDILVGMDTIRAEKTRYNIHKTANEFQQSGDYQSAEQVYRDALLIYPNKPGMILGLSGVLALQGKTEEAIDLMEKGLPISVNEKQKSTSRAILCFLYLKCGKTEKANLLASTLPHTRESREVIQPLISKNISEDEININIKNILLGDCK, from the coding sequence ATGTTATATTTATCTGAAAATTTAAAGAGATATCGCATTTTAAAAAACCTAACTCAAGAGGATGTTGCTGAATACCTCAATATTACCCCACAGAGCGTTTCAAAGTGGGAGAGAGGCGATTGCTATCCGGACATTACTTTTTTACCGGCTTTGGCAAATATATTTGAAACAAGTATTGACATACTTGTTGGTATGGATACGATTCGTGCAGAAAAAACACGTTATAATATCCATAAAACTGCAAATGAGTTTCAGCAAAGCGGTGATTATCAATCAGCAGAGCAGGTTTATCGCGATGCATTACTAATTTATCCGAATAAACCGGGTATGATTCTTGGTCTGTCAGGAGTACTGGCATTACAAGGAAAGACTGAAGAAGCTATAGATTTAATGGAGAAGGGCCTTCCGATTTCTGTTAATGAAAAGCAAAAATCAACATCTCGTGCTATACTCTGTTTTTTATATTTAAAGTGTGGAAAGACTGAAAAGGCCAATTTACTTGCGTCTACACTTCCGCACACAAGGGAAAGCCGTGAAGTAATACAACCTCTAATATCAAAGAATATTAGTGAAGATGAGATAAACATAAATATAAAAAATATTTTACTTGGAGATTGTAAATGA
- a CDS encoding RNA polymerase sigma factor produces MRFGFGGSGIGSNMEKTCDKAIADFSKGDSTALSVIYDCMSRMIFSVAYAILKDYHDAEDVLQDTMIEIYKYSDTYRQGSNPKAWILAMTRHLSIDVVRKRKSDIPLDELNEIDISEDNAQAASLEVFEILGSLDEDDKQIVIFRLYAGLSYKEIAGIMSFTVSAAQKRYQRALKKLRAEYK; encoded by the coding sequence ATGCGTTTTGGCTTCGGCGGCAGCGGGATCGGAAGCAATATGGAAAAAACATGTGATAAAGCGATCGCTGATTTTTCGAAGGGCGACAGTACGGCTCTTTCCGTAATATATGATTGTATGTCAAGAATGATTTTTTCCGTCGCTTACGCAATCCTGAAAGATTACCATGACGCGGAGGATGTCCTTCAGGATACCATGATAGAAATATACAAATATTCTGATACATACCGGCAGGGAAGCAATCCGAAGGCATGGATTCTCGCCATGACCCGCCATCTATCGATTGACGTCGTCAGAAAAAGAAAATCAGATATTCCATTGGACGAATTAAACGAAATCGATATATCGGAAGACAACGCGCAAGCAGCAAGCCTTGAAGTGTTTGAAATTCTGGGTTCTCTTGATGAAGACGATAAACAGATTGTGATATTCAGATTATATGCCGGCTTGTCATATAAGGAAATTGCCGGAATAATGTCTTTTACCGTTTCCGCGGCGCAAAAAAGATACCAGCGCGCCCTCAAGAAACTCAGAGCCGAATATAAGTGA
- a CDS encoding GNAT family N-acetyltransferase: MELKSKRLRIIPLTIEQMALLCQSREKLETVLGLVSNEFIEIRDEHLNTAYDEMRRSCEAHPRDYLWYTNWQIILKDENKSIGSIGFMGPANERHETEIGYGIDEAYRNQGYAAEALQKMCEWAFSQENVYYIQAKIESDPINIPSKKVLVKCGFIKTGSEEEKAELLFELEKPKSSFVSIYMCLGLSIGMYIGTSFDNIAIGMCIGISIGVALGAALDESDKNKRKRN; the protein is encoded by the coding sequence ATGGAATTAAAATCAAAGCGTTTGCGTATAATTCCGCTTACGATCGAGCAAATGGCTCTGTTATGTCAAAGCAGAGAAAAGCTTGAAACTGTCCTTGGACTCGTATCAAACGAATTTATAGAGATAAGAGATGAGCATTTGAACACGGCTTACGATGAAATGCGCCGTTCATGTGAGGCTCATCCGAGGGATTATTTATGGTATACTAATTGGCAGATAATTTTAAAAGACGAAAACAAATCGATAGGCAGCATCGGCTTTATGGGTCCGGCAAACGAAAGACACGAAACAGAGATAGGATACGGTATCGACGAAGCATACCGAAATCAAGGATATGCGGCCGAGGCGTTGCAGAAAATGTGCGAATGGGCATTTTCTCAGGAGAATGTTTATTATATTCAAGCGAAAATAGAATCCGATCCGATAAATATACCATCGAAAAAAGTACTCGTTAAATGCGGATTTATTAAGACAGGCAGCGAGGAAGAGAAAGCTGAATTGCTTTTTGAGCTTGAAAAACCTAAATCCTCTTTTGTCAGTATTTACATGTGCCTTGGGCTGAGCATAGGAATGTATATAGGCACTTCCTTTGATAATATTGCAATAGGAATGTGTATCGGTATCTCGATAGGTGTTGCGCTGGGTGCCGCACTCGACGAATCTGATAAAAACAAGAGAAAACGCAATTAA
- a CDS encoding GNAT family N-acetyltransferase → MKIMLASLENSDEIMALYKSLVGTPGCTWDEYYPSSENIAQNIRNNSLYIIKDDCGGIIAAAGAEVERAHINIGCWSKEIKNPCGLFRVAVRGDMHNRRIGETLVRYIKDDLFSKGFDAVILLVSPTNPAAVSLYKKCGFVKRGECSMYDTQWDCYEVMNK, encoded by the coding sequence ATGAAAATTATGCTTGCATCACTCGAAAATTCGGACGAAATAATGGCGTTATACAAATCTCTTGTCGGGACTCCAGGATGCACATGGGATGAATATTATCCGTCCTCAGAGAATATTGCGCAAAACATCAGAAACAACTCGCTTTATATAATAAAGGATGATTGCGGCGGCATTATCGCGGCCGCCGGCGCCGAAGTTGAACGCGCGCATATAAATATCGGGTGCTGGAGCAAGGAAATAAAAAACCCGTGCGGATTGTTCCGCGTGGCGGTTCGCGGTGATATGCACAACAGACGAATCGGAGAAACACTTGTAAGGTATATAAAAGATGATTTATTTTCGAAGGGATTTGATGCCGTCATTCTTCTCGTAAGCCCGACAAATCCCGCTGCGGTTTCGCTTTATAAAAAATGCGGTTTCGTAAAACGGGGAGAATGCAGTATGTACGATACACAGTGGGATTGCTATGAGGTTATGAATAAATAA
- a CDS encoding stage III sporulation protein AB, with translation MITKAVGLCLVFITPVIAGYYASNQVRAECAQLYGLIKLIKHAKRKISGFMTRQEEIFDDFDDVALERCGFLDCLRNQKLISEDSLLRTAVVSFENRLSVSPAAKSALFEFSESFGKLSAEEQSESCDSCAAALNELYDESRSRADIRAKLCRTIGFSAGAVAAIMLI, from the coding sequence ATGATAACGAAAGCGGTTGGGTTGTGTCTTGTATTCATAACGCCTGTTATTGCCGGCTATTATGCCTCAAATCAGGTAAGAGCCGAATGTGCACAGCTTTACGGGTTAATAAAATTAATAAAACACGCAAAGCGTAAGATATCCGGATTCATGACCAGACAGGAGGAAATTTTCGACGATTTTGATGATGTAGCACTCGAAAGGTGCGGATTCTTAGATTGTCTGCGAAATCAGAAGCTCATATCGGAGGATTCTCTTCTGCGTACCGCGGTGGTTTCCTTTGAAAACCGCCTTTCTGTAAGCCCGGCGGCAAAATCGGCGCTGTTCGAATTTTCTGAAAGCTTTGGTAAGCTTTCCGCCGAAGAACAGTCCGAAAGCTGCGATTCGTGTGCCGCGGCGTTGAATGAGCTTTATGATGAGTCAAGATCACGCGCGGATATCCGGGCTAAGTTATGCAGGACGATAGGCTTTTCGGCCGGTGCGGTCGCCGCTATCATGTTGATATGA
- the spoIIIAC gene encoding stage III sporulation protein AC, producing MEVGLILKIAGIGLIVAVAYSVLSRSGREEQAALVSLAGVVIVLFMIISEIDRLFTSVKDIFGL from the coding sequence ATGGAAGTAGGTTTGATTTTAAAAATCGCCGGCATCGGTTTAATTGTCGCCGTCGCTTATTCGGTGCTTTCAAGAAGCGGACGGGAAGAACAGGCCGCGCTCGTTTCTCTGGCCGGCGTGGTTATTGTACTGTTTATGATAATATCCGAGATAGACCGCCTGTTTACCTCGGTAAAAGATATTTTCGGTTTATGA
- a CDS encoding stage III sporulation AC/AD family protein, whose product MTVFKICLVALCALSIILIVRQYKPDYGVFISLCAGIAVLTYALSQIVPIFEFASAMAEDTSFSDYFGIMLKAVGIGIVSSFTCELLRDAGETSLASKVELCAKAAILLLALPVFSALINGAIGNVQTGA is encoded by the coding sequence ATGACTGTTTTTAAAATATGCCTTGTCGCGTTATGCGCGCTTTCGATTATTCTGATTGTACGACAGTATAAGCCGGATTACGGTGTTTTCATTTCACTGTGCGCCGGAATAGCCGTACTTACATATGCGCTTTCACAGATTGTACCTATTTTCGAATTCGCATCGGCAATGGCGGAAGACACAAGCTTTTCCGATTATTTCGGAATAATGCTTAAAGCCGTCGGCATCGGCATTGTTTCGTCATTTACATGTGAGCTTTTACGCGACGCGGGAGAAACATCGCTGGCATCTAAGGTTGAGCTTTGCGCCAAAGCTGCGATTCTTTTGCTCGCCCTTCCGGTTTTCAGCGCTTTGATTAACGGCGCTATCGGCAATGTACAAACAGGTGCATAA